In one window of Azotobacter salinestris DNA:
- a CDS encoding OprD family porin: MTKATLALAVSAGILGLSVSQQAAAEFFKDSKASLELRNFYMNKDFRDEVSAARNQQSKQDEWAQGFILKYESGYTEGPVGFGLDVLGLVGVKLNSSPGEAGTGLLPGGYNNRAPDDYSELGVTGKVRYSKSELKVGTLLPKNPVLVYNDTRLLPQTFQGGNLQIKEIEGLTLDFGYLDQVNYRNSTNNEEMGLVSANRRNITIKPGGENEANFFMYGGATYQVTKALTATYYYGELDDLYKQHAFNLVHVLPLGKNSLKTDLRYARSTDDGEAHVDNHAFGLLTTYAMGAHKFGLGLQKMQGDTGFAQINGTDPFLVNYIQVNDFANADERSWQLRYDYDFAALGIPGLTFMTRYVSGDHVDRGPGSDGKEWERDTDIAYVFQSGMLKNLSLKWRNATMRSNFVRDVDENRLIVSYTLPLM, translated from the coding sequence ATGACAAAAGCCACCCTGGCGCTGGCTGTGTCGGCCGGTATTCTGGGCCTGTCGGTGAGCCAGCAGGCTGCTGCCGAGTTTTTCAAGGACAGCAAGGCCAGCCTGGAGCTGCGCAACTTCTACATGAACAAGGATTTTCGCGACGAGGTCAGCGCTGCTCGCAATCAGCAGTCCAAACAGGATGAATGGGCACAGGGATTCATCCTGAAGTACGAGTCCGGTTACACCGAAGGGCCGGTCGGCTTCGGCCTCGACGTGCTCGGTCTGGTGGGCGTGAAACTGAATTCGAGTCCGGGCGAGGCCGGAACCGGCTTGCTGCCGGGCGGGTACAACAACCGGGCGCCGGACGACTACAGCGAGCTGGGCGTGACCGGCAAGGTCCGCTACTCCAAGAGCGAGCTCAAGGTCGGCACCCTGCTGCCGAAGAACCCGGTACTGGTCTACAACGATACCCGCCTGCTGCCGCAGACCTTCCAGGGTGGCAACCTGCAGATCAAGGAGATCGAGGGATTGACCCTGGACTTCGGCTATCTGGACCAGGTCAACTACCGGAACTCCACCAACAATGAGGAAATGGGTCTGGTCAGCGCCAACCGGCGCAACATCACCATCAAGCCCGGTGGCGAGAACGAGGCGAACTTCTTCATGTACGGCGGCGCCACCTACCAGGTGACCAAGGCTCTGACCGCCACCTACTACTACGGCGAGCTGGACGACCTCTACAAGCAGCACGCCTTCAACCTGGTGCATGTGCTGCCGCTCGGCAAGAACTCGCTGAAGACCGACCTGCGCTACGCCCGCTCCACGGACGATGGTGAGGCCCATGTCGACAACCATGCCTTCGGCCTGCTGACCACCTACGCCATGGGCGCTCACAAGTTCGGCCTGGGCCTGCAGAAGATGCAGGGCGATACCGGTTTCGCGCAGATCAACGGCACCGACCCCTTCCTGGTCAACTACATCCAGGTCAACGATTTCGCCAACGCCGACGAGCGCTCCTGGCAGCTGCGCTACGACTACGACTTCGCGGCGCTCGGCATCCCGGGCCTGACCTTCATGACCCGTTACGTTTCCGGCGACCATGTCGACCGCGGCCCGGGCTCCGACGGCAAGGAATGGGAACGTGATACGGATATCGCCTACGTGTTCCAGAGCGGCATGCTGAAGAACCTGAGCCTGAAGTGGCGTAACGCTACCATGCGCAGCAACTTCGTCCGCGACGTCGACGAAAATCGTCTGATCGTCAGCTACACCCTGCCGCTGATGTAA